The following are encoded in a window of Limibacter armeniacum genomic DNA:
- a CDS encoding bestrophin family protein gives MLLNKHIPFFYIFERIKVEFWLVTVYMAGIGLIDEGHIFKSISIPLAIPSILGTAISLILGFRTNQAYSRWWEARQVWGAIVNDSRSFVRQLLSFTADIPDGEAKTAFIQRLSFRQIAFCYALGDALRGLDPLQKIKSLLSDEDILFLEQHQNKHNALLLLNGRDLKSALAEKRLNAYQQVQLDETINKLCDSMGKCERIKNTVFPATYSLVVHLFIYLFVIFLPFGLVDFLGYVEIPLVVAIATMFFYIEKTAIIMQDPFENRPSDTAVSSISRTIEINIKQMLKYDTVPEKWEADDYYIM, from the coding sequence ATGCTACTCAATAAACACATTCCTTTCTTCTATATTTTTGAGAGAATCAAAGTGGAATTCTGGCTGGTGACTGTATATATGGCAGGCATCGGGCTGATTGATGAAGGGCATATTTTTAAAAGTATTTCCATTCCGTTGGCAATTCCTTCCATATTGGGTACTGCCATCTCGTTAATACTAGGTTTTCGAACCAATCAGGCTTACTCCAGATGGTGGGAAGCAAGGCAGGTTTGGGGGGCTATCGTAAATGATTCCCGCTCTTTTGTTAGGCAACTGTTAAGTTTTACCGCCGATATTCCTGATGGAGAAGCGAAAACAGCTTTTATCCAAAGACTTTCATTTAGGCAAATTGCTTTTTGCTATGCATTGGGTGATGCATTGCGTGGACTTGATCCCCTGCAAAAAATCAAAAGTCTTTTAAGTGATGAGGATATTCTGTTTTTGGAGCAACACCAGAACAAGCACAATGCATTGCTATTACTTAATGGGCGTGACTTGAAGAGTGCTTTGGCGGAAAAACGGTTAAATGCTTACCAACAGGTTCAGTTGGATGAAACCATCAACAAGCTCTGTGACTCAATGGGTAAGTGCGAAAGAATCAAGAATACGGTATTTCCTGCCACTTACAGTTTGGTGGTTCACTTGTTTATTTACCTGTTTGTAATTTTTCTTCCTTTTGGCTTGGTTGATTTTTTGGGGTATGTCGAAATCCCTCTGGTGGTCGCTATCGCTACAATGTTCTTTTATATTGAAAAAACAGCCATTATTATGCAAGACCCTTTTGAAAACCGCCCCTCTGATACTGCTGTCTCTTCTATCTCCCGTACTATTGAAATCAATATCAAACAAATGCTTAAGTATGACACTGTTCCTGAAAAATGGGAGGCTGATGATTATTATATTATGTAA
- a CDS encoding DUF7691 family protein gives MSYGITPYRVNLSRVRSRLDKDCPSSKKSKAKKACLNQLSRCGFGTEDGEPTDAELINAFIADGKAEHEGLGYKYWYALEGLIGDLGQFLSNGYWYPGTSDPFFNTDGFKLYDIGGGIDIPTPDDFPAVFVLENSDMSEELIQEFEKKYANELEAETIKQFKSWITQAQRYKQDLVLYYY, from the coding sequence ATGAGTTACGGAATAACACCTTACCGAGTAAACCTATCAAGAGTTCGTTCCAGACTGGATAAGGATTGTCCTTCTTCCAAAAAATCAAAAGCCAAGAAAGCTTGCCTCAATCAACTGTCCCGTTGCGGGTTCGGTACTGAAGATGGTGAGCCTACCGATGCCGAACTGATCAATGCATTTATTGCTGACGGCAAAGCTGAACACGAAGGATTGGGATACAAGTATTGGTATGCACTTGAGGGGCTAATTGGAGATCTTGGGCAGTTTTTATCAAATGGATATTGGTATCCGGGTACAAGTGATCCTTTTTTCAACACAGACGGTTTCAAGTTGTATGATATTGGAGGAGGAATAGACATCCCTACACCGGATGATTTCCCGGCTGTTTTTGTTTTAGAAAACAGTGATATGTCTGAGGAATTGATTCAGGAATTCGAAAAGAAATATGCCAACGAACTGGAAGCAGAGACTATCAAGCAGTTTAAAAGCTGGATTACCCAGGCCCAAAGGTATAAGCAAGATTTAGTGTTGTATTATTACTAA
- the htpG gene encoding molecular chaperone HtpG produces the protein MAEKGRISVNTENIFPIIKKFLYSDHDIFLRELVANAVDATQKLQKLSSMGQYDGELGELAIRVAVDKDAKTITISDSGIGMTEEEVKKYINQVAFSGATEFVEKFKDVDTTNIIGKFGLGFYSAFMVSDKVELITKSYQDAPAVKWSCDGSTEFEIESADKTDRGTDIVLHINEDSQEFLEEHRISEILNRYMKFMPVPVIFGKETITEGEGDDKTEIEQEKVINNTTPLWARDPQELKDEDYLNFYRELYPMSEEPMFWIHLNVDYPFNLTGILYFPKVKNDITLHKDKIQLYSRQVFITDNVEDIVPEFLRLMHGVIDSPDIPLNVSRSYLQSDAQVKKISNYITRKVGDRLNELFNKEREDYQKKWESIGLFVKYGMMTDDKFFDKAKKFCLLTNTEGEFFTIEEYKAKIEANQLDKNDNYVFIYTSDEAGQHSFIEGAKRKGYDVLKMDTMIDNHFIGNIEHKLEKIQMKRVDADIAEKLVETDEKTESVLTEDEQNKVIEVYKKALGNENLELKVEALSADEMPVTIVRPEFMRRMQEMAEMQGGGMGMFGMNMPGSQNIVINGNHELVSRILKAEDEAEASKLVRHTYDLAMLSQGMLKGEDLTKFVKRSLDLV, from the coding sequence ATGGCAGAAAAAGGTAGAATTTCGGTAAACACGGAAAATATTTTTCCGATCATCAAAAAATTCCTTTACTCGGATCACGACATTTTCCTGAGAGAATTGGTAGCTAACGCAGTGGACGCAACGCAAAAATTGCAAAAGCTTTCTTCAATGGGACAGTATGATGGGGAGCTGGGAGAGCTGGCAATCCGAGTGGCTGTAGACAAAGACGCTAAAACAATCACCATCTCTGACAGCGGTATTGGTATGACCGAAGAGGAGGTGAAAAAATACATCAACCAAGTAGCATTCTCAGGTGCAACAGAGTTTGTTGAAAAATTCAAGGATGTAGACACTACCAATATCATTGGTAAGTTCGGTCTTGGATTCTACTCGGCATTTATGGTGTCAGACAAAGTGGAGCTCATTACAAAGTCGTATCAGGATGCACCAGCTGTAAAATGGTCTTGTGATGGTTCTACAGAGTTTGAAATCGAGTCAGCTGACAAAACTGATAGAGGTACTGACATTGTATTGCATATCAATGAGGACTCTCAGGAGTTTTTGGAAGAGCACAGAATCAGTGAAATCCTGAACCGTTATATGAAGTTTATGCCGGTTCCGGTAATCTTCGGTAAGGAAACCATCACTGAAGGTGAGGGCGATGACAAAACAGAAATCGAGCAGGAAAAAGTTATCAACAACACTACGCCACTTTGGGCAAGAGACCCACAAGAATTGAAGGATGAAGATTACCTGAACTTCTACCGTGAGCTTTACCCAATGTCGGAAGAGCCAATGTTCTGGATTCACCTGAACGTGGATTATCCTTTCAACCTGACAGGTATCCTGTACTTCCCGAAAGTGAAAAACGATATTACCCTGCATAAGGACAAGATTCAGCTTTACTCACGTCAGGTGTTTATCACGGATAATGTGGAAGACATTGTTCCTGAATTCCTTCGCCTGATGCACGGTGTAATCGACTCTCCTGATATTCCATTGAACGTATCACGTTCTTACTTGCAGTCAGATGCGCAAGTGAAGAAAATCAGCAACTACATCACACGTAAAGTAGGTGACCGTCTGAATGAGCTGTTCAACAAGGAAAGAGAAGATTATCAGAAGAAATGGGAGAGCATTGGTCTGTTCGTGAAATACGGAATGATGACAGATGACAAGTTCTTCGACAAGGCAAAGAAATTCTGTCTGCTGACCAATACAGAGGGTGAGTTCTTTACCATAGAGGAATACAAGGCTAAAATCGAAGCCAACCAATTGGACAAGAACGATAACTACGTATTTATCTACACATCTGATGAAGCTGGACAGCACTCATTTATTGAAGGAGCCAAAAGAAAAGGCTACGATGTGCTGAAGATGGATACAATGATCGATAACCACTTTATCGGTAATATTGAACACAAGCTGGAGAAAATCCAGATGAAACGTGTGGATGCAGATATTGCTGAAAAACTGGTTGAGACAGATGAGAAAACTGAATCTGTACTGACAGAGGATGAACAAAATAAAGTGATCGAGGTTTATAAAAAAGCATTAGGCAACGAGAACCTTGAGCTAAAAGTGGAAGCACTTTCTGCTGACGAAATGCCTGTAACAATCGTTCGTCCTGAGTTTATGCGTCGTATGCAAGAAATGGCAGAGATGCAAGGTGGCGGAATGGGTATGTTTGGTATGAATATGCCAGGTTCGCAAAATATTGTAATCAATGGTAACCACGAACTTGTAAGCCGTATCCTGAAAGCGGAAGACGAGGCAGAAGCAAGCAAGTTGGTACGTCATACTTACGATTTGGCAATGCTTTCGCAAGGAATGCTGAAAGGTGAAGACCTGACCAAATTTGTAAAAAGATCATTGGATTTGGTGTAA
- a CDS encoding peptidase associated/transthyretin-like domain-containing protein, whose translation MSNQRFLLFIFLLFPFSLLAQEETPEEEKVSVSVLVLDKASGATLPFAHITTSKNQGAVTDIGGKATLEIGRADTLFISYQGFQTAKVTIPENMKEDTFFVRAALSELTTLLSEVEVRPFPSNIKDFNDAFLGLGNSDYRTEAQKKNDLAREQIAEFQKRVSMFDYMKVSTDAAENTSNMIKQAQDIQSGVSVGGRIYRSKRDKEMEKLKKIKEAERKRKEEELMRKLQNPLEMYTETDTTNKK comes from the coding sequence ATGAGCAATCAGCGATTTTTACTTTTCATTTTTTTATTATTCCCATTTTCCCTTTTAGCACAAGAAGAAACACCAGAAGAAGAAAAGGTATCAGTTTCGGTTTTGGTTTTGGATAAGGCTTCTGGTGCTACACTTCCATTTGCTCATATTACTACCAGTAAGAATCAGGGTGCAGTGACAGATATAGGCGGTAAAGCAACCTTGGAGATCGGAAGAGCTGATACCCTTTTTATTTCCTATCAAGGGTTTCAGACAGCAAAGGTGACAATCCCTGAGAATATGAAAGAGGATACCTTTTTTGTAAGGGCTGCATTGTCAGAACTGACAACCTTGCTGAGTGAGGTGGAAGTCCGTCCTTTTCCATCCAATATCAAGGATTTCAATGATGCTTTTCTTGGGTTGGGCAATTCCGATTACCGAACAGAGGCGCAGAAAAAAAATGACCTTGCCCGTGAACAGATAGCAGAATTCCAAAAGAGGGTTTCAATGTTCGATTATATGAAAGTATCTACCGATGCTGCCGAAAACACAAGCAATATGATCAAGCAGGCACAAGACATACAAAGTGGAGTATCTGTGGGTGGAAGGATTTACAGAAGCAAAAGGGATAAGGAGATGGAAAAGCTTAAGAAAATCAAGGAAGCTGAACGCAAGAGAAAAGAAGAAGAGCTGATGCGCAAACTTCAGAACCCTTTGGAAATGTATACCGAAACGGATACTACCAACAAAAAATAG
- a CDS encoding DUF5606 family protein has protein sequence MNLRDVASIAGKPGLYKILKPTRSGVIVETVSEAKKKMVVNASQRISVLKEISIYVTGQSEESVPLEEIFSIIKEKHGDNIKIDVSKDSELESFLEGVLPNYDTDRVYNSDIKKLVNWYNLIAANYPEALEAVETEDEAEEEEKDAE, from the coding sequence ATGAACTTGAGAGACGTAGCATCAATTGCAGGTAAACCTGGACTTTATAAAATCCTGAAACCAACAAGGTCGGGTGTAATTGTCGAAACGGTAAGCGAAGCGAAAAAGAAAATGGTGGTAAATGCCAGCCAAAGAATTTCAGTTCTGAAAGAAATCTCGATTTACGTAACAGGACAGTCTGAAGAGTCAGTTCCGTTGGAAGAAATTTTCTCAATCATCAAAGAGAAACACGGAGACAATATCAAAATTGACGTTTCTAAAGACAGTGAACTGGAATCTTTCTTGGAAGGAGTACTTCCTAACTACGATACAGACAGAGTTTACAATTCAGATATCAAGAAACTGGTAAACTGGTACAACCTGATTGCTGCTAACTATCCTGAGGCTTTGGAAGCTGTTGAGACAGAGGACGAGGCTGAAGAAGAAGAAAAGGACGCTGAATAA
- the sdaAA gene encoding L-serine ammonia-lyase, iron-sulfur-dependent, subunit alpha codes for MAVVLFDSFAEWKKSCETEDKPLYFPVLEYEARERGHQEEQIRANLLRAYQVMKDAVQTGLKEDMTSRSGMVNNSGKKVFNSPVTVLSPEFQKLISRALAAKEVNSCMGRVVAAPTAGASGIMPGVLVTLQELHNLNDDTMIEGMLVAAGIALIMEKKSGIAGAVGGCQAETGTAAAMSAGAIVYALGGSITQVFNAVAITVQCMLGLVCDPVAGLVEVPCIVRNASAAAIANSSAQIAIADVSSVIPVDECVDAMGEVGAHMEDRYKETALGGLAATPTGKAIAKRVLISDIDIIEEDESDL; via the coding sequence ATGGCAGTTGTATTGTTTGATAGTTTTGCAGAATGGAAAAAGTCTTGTGAAACAGAAGATAAGCCGCTTTATTTTCCTGTATTGGAATACGAAGCAAGAGAGCGAGGTCATCAGGAAGAGCAAATCAGGGCAAACCTCCTGAGAGCATATCAGGTGATGAAAGATGCTGTACAGACGGGATTGAAGGAGGACATGACCTCTAGATCAGGAATGGTAAACAATTCAGGTAAGAAGGTATTCAACTCCCCTGTGACGGTACTTTCTCCAGAGTTTCAGAAACTTATCAGCCGTGCTTTGGCAGCCAAGGAAGTCAACTCTTGTATGGGCAGGGTAGTTGCAGCACCCACAGCGGGAGCTTCGGGTATTATGCCAGGGGTGTTGGTGACATTGCAGGAGTTACATAACCTTAATGATGACACCATGATTGAAGGCATGTTGGTAGCTGCCGGCATTGCATTGATTATGGAAAAAAAATCGGGAATTGCAGGTGCCGTTGGTGGCTGTCAGGCAGAGACAGGAACTGCGGCGGCAATGTCAGCTGGAGCGATTGTCTATGCATTGGGTGGTTCTATCACACAGGTATTTAATGCTGTGGCAATTACAGTTCAATGTATGCTTGGGTTGGTTTGTGATCCGGTGGCAGGGCTAGTAGAAGTTCCATGTATTGTTAGAAATGCGAGTGCTGCAGCCATTGCCAACTCTTCTGCGCAGATTGCCATCGCTGATGTTAGCAGTGTAATTCCGGTTGATGAATGTGTGGATGCCATGGGCGAAGTAGGTGCACATATGGAAGATCGCTACAAGGAAACGGCATTGGGCGGGTTGGCAGCAACCCCAACAGGTAAAGCAATAGCCAAGCGTGTATTGATTTCAGATATTGATATCATTGAGGAAGACGAATCGGATCTGTAA
- a CDS encoding NADH-quinone oxidoreductase subunit A, producing MENSVVTDFGYLLLFIIAGCVFVGGGFVASSLLRPNRPNYEKLTTYESGEDPIGNAWSRFNIRFYVIALIFLLFEVELVFLFPWATVFGNKEMIDQTDGLWGWFALLEVFVFVLILVLGLAYVWRKGFLDWVRPEHKQSDFKSKVPASMYEQINKKY from the coding sequence ATGGAAAATTCAGTTGTAACAGACTTTGGCTACCTTCTGCTTTTCATTATAGCAGGTTGTGTGTTTGTGGGAGGAGGTTTTGTCGCTTCATCATTGTTGCGCCCTAACCGTCCGAACTACGAGAAGCTCACGACTTATGAAAGTGGTGAAGACCCGATCGGTAATGCATGGAGCCGTTTCAATATCCGCTTTTATGTAATTGCCCTTATCTTTCTGCTTTTTGAAGTGGAGTTGGTCTTCCTGTTTCCTTGGGCAACGGTATTCGGTAACAAAGAGATGATCGATCAGACAGATGGTCTATGGGGTTGGTTTGCCTTGCTGGAAGTTTTTGTATTTGTATTGATTTTGGTACTTGGTCTTGCTTATGTATGGAGAAAAGGCTTTTTGGACTGGGTACGTCCCGAACACAAGCAGTCAGACTTCAAGTCCAAGGTTCCTGCTTCCATGTATGAGCAGATCAACAAGAAATACTAA
- a CDS encoding right-handed parallel beta-helix repeat-containing protein, protein MRYITKTFFALAAFAALFACDPENEEITTDESAMLTFSADSVIFDTLFTEVKSITKRFRAINTSNKAVNISSISLGNPTGSYSLVINGAKTDRVEDIFLRGNDSLLVLVEATVNPQDKDLPFLVQDSVVFETNGNVQDVKLVAWGQDAFFHSKGEVIEGETTWTSNRPHVVTDSLFIAENAILNIEAGSQIYFNNNAYAIVFGSLHINGTCEDTVRLEGIRREEDYLDVAGQWDGLYFAPSSHDNTINNATIRNGGSGIYLWSEEVPATPAITINNTLIENMSSTGIFLIGTNAEISNTIVNNCLSYTLALTSGGTYRLTHNTFANFGIDFVRELPAVSISNVYVPGWEDDPTMRLDDLNLTLTNNIFWGNLLDEILIVEATDKQLAINSQKNVFRSTESLVEKLGTDNLYYGNQITDQDSLFASSPSDQRFELNKNSPARDAGIVTENGASPCTPHDNMPDIGAIEWVEAQE, encoded by the coding sequence ATGAGATATATCACAAAAACCTTTTTTGCGCTTGCTGCCTTTGCGGCACTTTTTGCCTGTGACCCTGAGAATGAGGAAATCACTACTGATGAATCAGCAATGCTGACTTTTTCTGCGGACTCTGTCATCTTTGACACTTTATTCACAGAGGTAAAAAGTATTACGAAACGCTTTAGGGCAATCAATACATCCAATAAGGCTGTCAATATCAGTAGTATTTCATTGGGCAACCCAACGGGGTCTTATTCTCTGGTAATCAACGGTGCCAAGACCGATCGTGTAGAAGATATATTTCTTAGAGGAAATGATAGCCTTTTGGTCTTGGTGGAAGCTACTGTGAATCCTCAAGACAAAGACTTGCCTTTTTTGGTACAGGACTCTGTCGTATTTGAAACCAATGGCAATGTTCAGGATGTCAAACTGGTTGCTTGGGGGCAAGATGCCTTCTTTCACAGTAAAGGAGAAGTTATTGAAGGCGAAACAACTTGGACTTCCAACCGACCACACGTAGTAACAGACTCACTTTTTATTGCAGAAAACGCCATCTTAAATATAGAAGCTGGCTCCCAGATTTACTTCAACAATAATGCTTACGCCATTGTATTTGGCTCCCTACATATCAATGGTACTTGTGAAGATACTGTAAGGCTGGAAGGCATCAGACGGGAAGAAGACTATCTTGATGTAGCTGGCCAATGGGATGGACTCTATTTTGCGCCATCCAGCCATGATAATACGATCAACAATGCCACCATCCGAAATGGTGGAAGTGGTATTTACCTATGGTCAGAAGAAGTGCCTGCCACCCCTGCTATTACCATCAATAATACGCTTATTGAAAACATGTCTTCTACTGGTATTTTCCTGATTGGCACCAATGCCGAAATCAGTAATACCATTGTCAACAATTGTTTGAGCTACACCCTTGCACTGACATCAGGAGGAACCTATCGCCTTACACATAATACCTTTGCCAATTTTGGAATTGACTTTGTAAGAGAACTCCCTGCTGTCAGCATTTCCAATGTTTATGTACCTGGCTGGGAAGATGATCCTACTATGCGACTGGATGACCTGAACCTTACCCTAACCAACAATATCTTTTGGGGTAACCTGTTGGATGAAATCCTAATAGTAGAAGCGACAGACAAACAATTGGCTATCAATTCTCAAAAAAATGTTTTCCGCTCGACTGAAAGCTTGGTGGAGAAACTAGGTACTGACAACCTTTATTATGGCAATCAAATCACGGATCAAGATTCCTTATTTGCCTCATCTCCTTCAGACCAACGTTTCGAATTAAATAAAAATAGCCCTGCAAGAGATGCAGGTATAGTTACAGAAAACGGTGCATCTCCATGTACTCCTCATGACAACATGCCTGACATAGGTGCCATTGAGTGGGTGGAAGCACAAGAGTAA
- a CDS encoding DUF3592 domain-containing protein — translation MSLSQKVKLVFSHPQFVVGFFISLFFGLFMAIFSQDFYLIDEYKLSAAPVETKGEILAIEETNASSNDELIFKYHFSYALENPEGSKEWGNGWSYNTWDNKQVGDTVTVTYAKEAPGVAVIKGHTLSIFGIWATIILGSFTLISLTVTLFGLKKGIKSIRKQPLHHRKAW, via the coding sequence ATGTCACTATCTCAAAAAGTTAAGCTCGTTTTTTCACACCCTCAGTTTGTTGTCGGCTTTTTTATAAGCCTATTCTTTGGACTGTTTATGGCCATCTTTTCTCAAGACTTTTACTTGATAGACGAGTATAAGTTATCTGCTGCTCCAGTGGAAACCAAAGGTGAAATACTGGCTATTGAGGAAACAAATGCCTCATCCAATGATGAGCTCATATTTAAGTATCATTTCAGTTATGCTCTTGAAAACCCTGAGGGAAGCAAAGAATGGGGTAACGGGTGGTCTTATAACACGTGGGACAACAAGCAAGTCGGCGACACTGTAACGGTGACATATGCAAAAGAAGCTCCTGGAGTTGCTGTTATCAAAGGACATACACTTTCCATATTTGGTATCTGGGCTACTATCATTCTAGGCTCTTTCACCTTAATCTCCCTTACTGTCACCCTTTTTGGCCTTAAGAAAGGCATCAAGAGTATCCGAAAACAACCGCTCCATCACAGGAAAGCCTGGTAA
- a CDS encoding DUF3592 domain-containing protein: protein MKNRFLTTRQKIDVILSHNSIWLGMTIALFSGFFAVAFSTDFYLIDEYQLSSNATETNAVLLAIEETNASVNEKPIYKYTFSYLPQERKQENAIRGWSYSTWENRQEGDSVVVRYAQTSPNVAIIKGQSLSMFNGWVLLLFSLISLVAFIIAIVGFRKGLKDIFILEYGKMAQGTLVKTESTGVVINDKPVMRMIFEFSDTEGHSKRAAVKTVKPQYLNDDDKEWLVYMPGEPVKVVMVDTLSKKVRALFNR, encoded by the coding sequence ATGAAAAACCGTTTTCTCACCACACGACAAAAAATTGATGTCATTTTATCTCACAACAGTATTTGGCTTGGTATGACCATCGCACTATTCAGCGGATTCTTTGCCGTTGCCTTCTCTACGGACTTTTACCTGATAGACGAGTACCAACTTTCCTCCAATGCTACCGAAACCAACGCTGTCCTTTTAGCCATAGAAGAAACCAATGCGTCTGTCAATGAAAAGCCGATCTATAAATACACCTTCAGCTATCTACCTCAAGAAAGAAAACAAGAAAATGCCATTAGAGGGTGGTCTTACAGCACATGGGAAAACCGACAAGAAGGAGACTCTGTCGTAGTAAGGTATGCCCAGACATCCCCCAACGTTGCCATTATCAAGGGGCAGTCACTGTCTATGTTCAATGGCTGGGTTTTGCTTCTGTTCAGCCTGATTTCTTTGGTTGCTTTTATCATTGCGATAGTTGGATTTAGAAAAGGACTGAAAGATATCTTCATCCTTGAATATGGCAAGATGGCTCAAGGCACATTGGTCAAGACCGAAAGTACTGGTGTTGTAATCAATGACAAACCTGTCATGCGAATGATATTTGAGTTTTCTGATACTGAAGGGCATTCAAAAAGGGCTGCTGTCAAAACAGTAAAACCTCAGTATCTCAATGACGACGATAAGGAATGGCTCGTATATATGCCGGGAGAACCAGTCAAGGTTGTTATGGTGGATACACTCAGTAAAAAAGTGAGAGCCTTATTCAACAGGTAA
- the gatC gene encoding Asp-tRNA(Asn)/Glu-tRNA(Gln) amidotransferase subunit GatC yields the protein MKIDKEAIEKIAHLSRLYFNEKDEERMVKSMNDIVNWVAKLEEVDTEGVEPLTHMTEVTNNWREDEVKAPLSRDKGLKNAPEKDEAYFRVPKVLE from the coding sequence ATGAAAATAGATAAAGAAGCGATAGAAAAGATTGCACACCTTTCCAGACTGTACTTCAATGAAAAAGATGAAGAGAGAATGGTGAAGAGTATGAATGATATAGTCAATTGGGTGGCTAAGCTTGAAGAAGTGGATACTGAAGGGGTTGAGCCTCTTACCCATATGACGGAGGTAACCAACAACTGGCGTGAGGATGAAGTGAAAGCACCACTCTCAAGAGATAAAGGCTTGAAGAATGCTCCTGAAAAAGATGAAGCATACTTCAGGGTTCCAAAGGTTTTGGAATAG
- a CDS encoding lysophospholipid acyltransferase family protein, with the protein MKKIIKRVYLVWGVFWFLAVFLALLPLFAIIILYPGKKLHHLAYYLNKVWAHCAYLFMGAPVTIERKEKLDKKQPYVFCANHTSFLDTPAVGMVSNRFAVFLGKDALVKAPLFGWMFRNLHIPVYRGQRGNFNYVIESSCAAVDRGHSLGVFPEGTMNRKPPVVKQMKEGGFVIAIKKQIPIVPITLLHNWKLWPSLAPELSWCPVKIVQHEPIETTGLTTKDIPMLKKQVMDTINAELAQYFPEYYQTTLEEEVK; encoded by the coding sequence ATGAAAAAGATCATCAAAAGGGTGTACCTCGTTTGGGGCGTGTTTTGGTTTTTAGCTGTGTTTCTGGCATTGCTTCCACTATTTGCCATTATCATCCTTTACCCTGGTAAGAAGCTGCACCATTTGGCCTATTACCTCAATAAAGTTTGGGCCCATTGTGCATACCTTTTTATGGGAGCACCTGTTACGATCGAGCGAAAAGAAAAGCTGGACAAGAAACAGCCATATGTTTTTTGTGCCAACCATACGTCGTTTCTGGATACACCTGCTGTAGGGATGGTCAGTAACCGGTTTGCAGTTTTCTTGGGGAAAGATGCACTAGTAAAAGCACCATTGTTTGGCTGGATGTTTCGTAACCTGCATATTCCGGTTTACAGAGGACAGAGAGGGAATTTCAATTATGTAATAGAATCGTCTTGTGCTGCTGTGGACCGAGGACATAGTTTAGGTGTATTTCCAGAAGGAACCATGAACCGCAAGCCTCCGGTAGTGAAGCAAATGAAAGAAGGAGGTTTTGTGATAGCCATCAAAAAGCAAATACCAATCGTACCGATTACGTTATTGCATAACTGGAAACTGTGGCCATCACTAGCACCTGAGCTGAGTTGGTGCCCAGTTAAGATCGTACAACATGAGCCCATCGAGACAACAGGTTTGACTACCAAGGATATCCCAATGTTGAAAAAGCAGGTGATGGACACTATCAATGCCGAATTGGCGCAGTACTTCCCTGAGTATTACCAGACTACATTGGAGGAGGAAGTGAAATAA